One stretch of Thalassophryne amazonica chromosome 17, fThaAma1.1, whole genome shotgun sequence DNA includes these proteins:
- the LOC117530075 gene encoding secretory carrier-associated membrane protein 1-like — MSDFDSNPFADPNFSPFQDPSVTQVRQPGPPGLEEYNPFTDAKQIPAAVGAKTVAPTISMQPAIMKPTEEPPAYSEPQEQPRAAAELLRRQEELERKAAELDRREREMQSLSASGGRKNNWPPLSEKFPVGPCFYHDITVDIPVEFQKTVNIMYYLWMCHTGTLFANMIGCLAWFSVDRARGVDFGLSILWLLIFTPCSFVCWYRPLYGAFRSDSSFRFFVFFFVYICQFGIYLIQSIGITGWGASGWISALTGLNRSIPVGIIMLFIAALFTSLAVMSLLMFKKVHAMYRTTGASFEKAQQEFATGVMSNKTVQTAAANAASRAAQGAFKEQV, encoded by the exons GATCCATCAGTGACACAAGTAAGACAACCTGGTCCTCCAGGATTGGAGGAGTACAATCCATTCACAGATGCCAAACAA ATACCTGCGGCTGTGGGGGCAAAGACTGTAGCGCCCACCATCAGCATGCAGCCTGCCATCATGAAGCCCACAGAGGAGCCGCCAGCATACTCTGAGCCTCAG gAACAGCCGAGAGCAGCTGCTGAGCTGTTGAGGAGGCAGGAGGAGCtggaaaggaaagctgcagagctGGACCGTCGGGAGAGAGAAATGCAGTCACTCAGTGCTTCAGGAG GCAGGAAAAACAACTGGCCTCCCCTCTCAGAGAAGTTTCCTGTAGGCCCCTGTTTCTACCATGATATTACAGTGGACATTCCTGTGGAATTTCAGAAGACAGTCAACATTATGTACTACCTCTGGATGT GTCACACTGGGACCCTGTTTGCAAATATGATTGGCTGCTTGGCCTGGTTCTCTGTGGACAGGGCACGCGGGGTGGACTTCGGCTTGTCCATCCTCTGGTTACTTATCTTCACGCCGTGCTCTTTTGTTTGCTGGTACAGACCACTTTATGGTGCATTCAG GAGTGACAGCTCATtcaggttttttgttttcttctttgtgTACATCTGTCAGTTTGGCATCTACCTTATCCAGTCTATTGGCATCACTGGTTGGGGGGCCAG CGGGTGGATTTCAGCTTTGACCGGCCTGAATCGGAGCATCCCAGTGGGCATCATAATGCTCTTCATCGCTGCTCTCTTCACCTCGTTGGCTGTCATGTCGCTTCTTATGTTCAAAAAG GTCCATGCCATGTACCGCACTACTGGTGCCAGCTTTGAGAAGGCACAACAGGAGTTTGCTACAGGCGTCATGTCCAACAAGACGGTCCAGACAGCTGCTGCTAACGCAGCCTCCAGGGCTGCACAGGGGGCTTTCAAAGAGCAGGTCTGA
- the LOC117530076 gene encoding LHFPL tetraspan subfamily member 2a protein, producing the protein MPTLCVRHCHPTLPSAAGFICSVALTVPAGKDWSLSNLPYRHRESEERDAPAAVSMCHVIVTCRSMLWTLLSIVAAFGELIAFMSTDWLVGFPRTPDAVFSPHGATTAGEAYRPTLGIYGRCIKLPHMQRGILCGPYAVHFSEIASRFWQATSIFLAAGILLLCAVAFISIFTMCFQSIMKKSIFNVCGLLQGIAGLFLILGLMLYPAGWGSDKVQLYCSHEAAPYRAGLCSMGWAFYTALGGTVLTFICAVFSAQAEIATSSDKVQEEIEEGKSLICLL; encoded by the exons TTCTGCGGCTGGTTTTATTTGTTCAGTCGCTCTCACGGTTCCAGCAGGAAAGGATTGGAGCCTGAGCAATTTGCCTTATCGCCATCGGGAATCGGAAGAGCGGGACGCTCCAGCCGCCGTCAGTATGTGCCATGTCATCGTCACCTGCCGCTCCATGCTGTGGACTCTGCTGAGTATTGTGGCTGCGTTCGGAGAGCTCATCGCCTTCATGAGCACTGACTGGCTGGTGGGCTTCCCCCGCACCCCCGATGCCGTCTTCAGCCCCCATGGGGCCACAACGGCCGGGGAGGCCTACCGACCCACTTTAGGCATCTATGGCCGCTGTATAAAACTGCCCCACATGCAGCGCGGTATACTTTGCGGACCATACGCGGTGCACTTCAGCGAGATTGCCAGCAGGTTCTGGCAGGCCACGTCTATCTTCCTGGCGGCGGGGATCCTGCTGCTGTGCGCGGTGGCGTTCATCTCGATCTTCACCATGTGCTTCCAGAGCATCATGAAGAAGAGCATCTTCAACGTATGTGGACTGCTGCAAGGGATCGCAG GTCTGTTTCTCATCCTGGGTCTGATGTTGTACCCCGCTGGCTGGGGTTCAGACAAGGTTCAGCTGTACTGCAGCCACGAGGCGGCTCCGTACCGTGCCGGGCTGTGCTCCATGGGTTGGGCCTTCTACACCGCACTGGGAGGCACTGTGCTCACTTTCATCTGTGCAGTTTTTTCTGCTCAGGCAGAGATCGCCACCTCCAGTGACAAGGTCCAGGAGGAGATCGAGGAGGGCAAGAGCCTTATCTGCCTCCTCTGA